AAGAGCGTGAAGGCCGCCGGTCTTCCCACCATCGCCGTGGTCACCAAGATGGACCGCGAACGCGCCGATTTCGACGCTGCCCTGAACAGCCTGACCACGCATCTGGGCGTGCGTCCCGTGGTGTTCTATATTCCGATTCTGGAAAAGGGCGAATTCGTGGGGCTCGTGGACGTGTTCGCCAGCAAGGCGTACCGCTTCCTTGAAAACGGCGAAACGGAAGAAATCGCCATTCCTGCGGAACTGGAAGACGAAGCCATTCTGCTGCGCGACACCTCCGTGGAGAATATCGCCTCTTCCGATGAAGACCTCATGAACCGCTATCTGGAAGAAGGCTCCCTTTCCGACGAAGACATCACCCTCGGCCTGCGCAAGGGTGTGCTTTCCGGCGAAATCGTGGCCGTGCTTCCCTCTTCCGCCATGCAGAACAGAGGCGGCCGCCGTCTGCTCAACCAGATCAACAACCTGCTGGCTTCTCCGCTGGACCGTCCCGCCGTGCTCGGTACCGACGCCTCCGAGCGCGCCGCCGATCCCGAAGGCCCGGCGACCTGCCTGGTCTTCCGCTCTCTGAACGACGCCTTCTCCGGCCAGGTGAACATGATCCGCGTCCTTTCCGGCACCATTTCTTCCGATTCCACGCTGAAGAACATGCGCACCGGCGAAATGGAACGCCTGGGTTCCCTGTTCTACGTCAACGGCAAGACGCAGACCGCCTGCAAGGACACCCTCGGCCCCGGCTCCATCGTGGGCGTGACCAAGCTCAAGGGCACCCGCACCGGCGACACCCTGTGCGACGAAAAGGCTCCCTTTGAAGTGGAACTTCCCAAGCTGCCGCCCCAGCTCATCACCTTCGCCCTCGCTCCCAAGCAGAAGGGTGATGAAGACAAGGTCTTCGCCGCCGTGCAGAAGCTCCTCGACGAAGATGTGACCCTGAAGCTCAGCCGCGACGAGGAAAGCTCCGACATCCTGCTCGCCGGTATGGGCCAGCTGCATATCGAAATTTCCGTGGAAAAGGCCCGCCGCCGTTCCAAGGTCGACATCGAACTCAAGACGCCCCGCGTGCCTTATCGCGAAACCGTGCGCGGCAAGGTGCAGGTGCAGGGCCGTCACAAGAAGCAGTCCGGCGGCCGCGGCCAGTTCGGCGACTGCTGGATTGAAATGGAAGGCGCGCCCCGGGGTTCCGGCTACAGCTTTGAAGACGGCATCGTGGGCGGCGTGATTCCCCGCCAGTACATTCCCGCCATCGACAAGGGCATTCAGGAAAGCGCGGCCCGCGGCTACCTCGCCGGCTGCCCGGTGGTGGACTTCCGCGTGCGCGTGTACGACGGTTCCTACCATACCGTGGACTCCTCCGAAATGGCCTTCAAGATGGCCGGTTCCATCGCCTTCAAGGCCGCCATGGCCCAGCTCAAGGTGGTGCTGCTCGAACCCATCGTGCAGATGACCGTGACCATTCCCGATGAATACATGGGCGACGTCATCGGCGATCTGTCTTCCCGCCGCGGCAAGGTGCTCGGTTCCGACTCCCAGGGCGGCATTACGGAACTCAAGGTCAACGTGCCCATGAGCGAAGTGCTCCGCTACGCCCCCGATCTGCGCAGCATGACCGGCGGCCAGGGCGTGTTCACCATGGAATTCGACCACTATGAGGAAGCTCCCCAGCCCGTGGTCGACAAGGTCGTGGCTGCTCATCAGGCCGCCAAGGGCAACGAATAGGCTCCAGACCGTCTGAAGATGAAACGCGGCGTTTCCCGGCAGGGGAAGCGCCGCGTTTTTCGTCATGTCCCGGGCGGGGAGTCATGCTTTTCTCTCCGGCCTGCCCGGCAGGCACGCCGCGGGAATAATCCTGCTTCTTCCGGCAGGGGGCCCCGCCCGTCCCGTCCGCAGGCAAGGGAACATGCTCCGGCTTCATGGTGTTCTGTCGTGAGCCGCCCGGAAAAGGGGATACGGCGTACGGAAAAAGCCCGGCCGTCTGCCGGGCAGGCCGGGGCGGCGGGCTTTGTCATACGGTTTCCGGGATGATGCCGGGCCTGCCTCATGCAGGCAGGGGAGGGCGGAAGGAGGGGTCAGTTGAGGCTTTCTCCCGCCATGTCGAGAATATGCCTGAAGTGCCTCTCTTCCACGGGCTGCACCGAGAGACGGCTGCCGCGCCGCAGAAGTTCCATGCCTTCCAGCGCATCCTCGCGCCGCAGCTCTTCAAGGGGAAGCGGTTTTTTCAGGCGGCGGACCAGCTTGACGTCCACCATGTACCAGCGGGGGTCTTCGGGCGTGGCCTTTTCATCAAAGTGACGGTTCTTCGGGTCCTGCGCGGTATGGTCGGGGTAGGCTTCACGCACCACTTCCACCACGGCCACGATTTCCGGCTTCTTGCCGCTGTGATAGAAGAAGCCGAGATCGCCCTTTTTCATGGAACGCATGAGATTGCGGGCCTGATAGTTGCGCACGCCGTCCCACGAGGTGACGGCATCCTGCGAGAAGATGAGATCATCCAGGGAAAAACAGCCGGGTTCTGTTTTAAAAAGCCAGTATTGCATGGGAAATCCTTGCCTTGAGGTGAGGGAACGTGGTTTTTATATACGGTTGCGCCCGGACTAAGGCAAGAAGGCGCAGCCTGGGAACGCTTTTTTCTCTGACGGCGAAAAAAGGCGCCTTTGGGGGCAATATGCGCGTACATAAAATTAAACATAATATATTTCCATAAGTTACCAATATCAACATTGACACTTTCCGGCAGGCAATGCTATGGAGGACAAAAAGGGCCTCTGCCCGTTTTATGTTGTCGGAAATGGAGATGTCATGGTCGCCGCAATGAATGAACTGGAAAAAGTCACCCTGCATCTGGAGAATGGGGCCAGCCTCATGTTTCATGGCCGTCTGTTTTCCGAGGCCGTGTGGTACGATGAATACAGCGGCGAGCTGACCCATCAGAAGCTTTACGTCACGGATCAGAACGAACAGGTCTACGTCATCCAGAAGGGCGGCGGGGACCGGAATCTCTGCAGGGCCTACCGCATGGCGGTGCATGGCGAGCGCTGCGTGATCTATAACGGGCGCTACTCCATGGAACTGCCTCTCGATCTTCTGCTTCTTGCCGTGCGTACGCTCTGCGGAACGGAAGACGGCCCGGCTCTGGAACAGGCGGAAGAAATTCTTCGCGCCGCCAACTGCTGACGGATGTCTGCGTCTGCCCGCAGGGGCCTTGCGGCGACCTTGCGACGGGCCGCCGTTTTCATTTTGAACTTGAGAAAAGATATATAAGGAAACAACATGAACAGCCATGGATTCCTCCTTGTCAGAGAAGAGAAGATGCACGAAGTGGGCGGCGTCGTCCGCCTCTGGAAGCACGAGGTCACCGGGGCCGAGCTGCTTTCCGTCTGCAACGACGACGAAAACAAGTCCTTCGGCGTAAGCTTCCGCACGCCCCCCAGGGATTCCACGGGCGTAGCCCACATCCTTGAGCATTCCGTGCTCTGCGGCTCCGACAGGTATCCGGTGAAGGAACCCTTTGTGGAACTGCTGAAAAGCTCCCTTCAGACCTTCCTGAACGCGCTTACCTTCCCCGACAAGACCTGCTACCCCGTGGCGAGCTGCAACCTTCAGGATTTCTACAACCTGATCGACGTGTATCTCGACGCCGTCTTTCATCCCCGCATCGATGAAAACGTGCTCCGCCAGGAAGGCTGGCACATCGAGACCGATTCTCCCGACGGTGTCTGGCAGTTCAAGGGCGTGGTGTTCAATGAAATGAAGGGCGTGTATTCCTCGCCCGATTCCGTGCTCATGGAAGAATGCCAGCACGCCGTTTTCCCCGACATGCTCTACAGTCTGGATTCCGGCGGCGATCCTGCCGTGATTCCCACCCTCACCTTCGAGGCCTTCCGGGAATTTCACGCCGCCTACTACCATCCTTCCAACGCGCGCTTCTTCTTCTGGGGGGACGATGCGGAAGAGGAACGCCTTGCCCGCATCGCCGGTGTGCTCGCTCCCTATGAACGGCGCGAGGTGTCTTCCGAAGTGCCGCTGCAGGCGCGTCTTTCCACGCCGCGCCTGCTGGAGATTCCCTATGCCGCTTCGGAAGGAGAGGAGGCCGACAGGGCTCATGTGGCCGTGAACTGGCTGCTGTGCGAATCGAAGGACACCGAGGAAATGTTCGTGCTGAACATGCTGGAGCACATCATTTCCGCGCTTCCCGGTTCCCCCCTGCGCAAGGCGCTCATGGATTCCGGCCTCGGCGAGGACATTTCCGGCTGCGGCCTTGAGGGCGACCTGCGTCAGGCCTACTTCTCCATGGGGCTGCGC
Above is a window of Mailhella massiliensis DNA encoding:
- a CDS encoding elongation factor G; translated protein: MSIALENQRTYALVGTGGSGKTSLAEMLLFQAGIINRLGAIEEGTTALDYEPEEIKRRGSIQPGFATFDWKGFRHNLVDIPGDSNFSADMEWLLSAVDSAVIVVDAVDGVRPQMRRMWKSVKAAGLPTIAVVTKMDRERADFDAALNSLTTHLGVRPVVFYIPILEKGEFVGLVDVFASKAYRFLENGETEEIAIPAELEDEAILLRDTSVENIASSDEDLMNRYLEEGSLSDEDITLGLRKGVLSGEIVAVLPSSAMQNRGGRRLLNQINNLLASPLDRPAVLGTDASERAADPEGPATCLVFRSLNDAFSGQVNMIRVLSGTISSDSTLKNMRTGEMERLGSLFYVNGKTQTACKDTLGPGSIVGVTKLKGTRTGDTLCDEKAPFEVELPKLPPQLITFALAPKQKGDEDKVFAAVQKLLDEDVTLKLSRDEESSDILLAGMGQLHIEISVEKARRRSKVDIELKTPRVPYRETVRGKVQVQGRHKKQSGGRGQFGDCWIEMEGAPRGSGYSFEDGIVGGVIPRQYIPAIDKGIQESAARGYLAGCPVVDFRVRVYDGSYHTVDSSEMAFKMAGSIAFKAAMAQLKVVLLEPIVQMTVTIPDEYMGDVIGDLSSRRGKVLGSDSQGGITELKVNVPMSEVLRYAPDLRSMTGGQGVFTMEFDHYEEAPQPVVDKVVAAHQAAKGNE
- a CDS encoding EVE domain-containing protein produces the protein MQYWLFKTEPGCFSLDDLIFSQDAVTSWDGVRNYQARNLMRSMKKGDLGFFYHSGKKPEIVAVVEVVREAYPDHTAQDPKNRHFDEKATPEDPRWYMVDVKLVRRLKKPLPLEELRREDALEGMELLRRGSRLSVQPVEERHFRHILDMAGESLN